One Zootoca vivipara chromosome 9, rZooViv1.1, whole genome shotgun sequence DNA window includes the following coding sequences:
- the METTL14 gene encoding N6-adenosine-methyltransferase non-catalytic subunit isoform X1: protein MNSRLQEIRERQKLRRQLLAQQLGAESADSIGAVLNSKDEQREIAETREACRAAYDTSAPNAKRRYPDEGEADEEEIEEYKVKDEVELQQDEENLPYEEEIYKDSSTFLKGTQSLNPHNDYCQHFVDTGHRPQNFIRDVGLADRFEEYPKLRELIRLKDELISKSNTPPMYLQADLEAFDMRELKFKFDVILLEPPLEEYYRETGITANEKCWNWDEIMKLDIEELASPRSFVFLWCGSGEGLDLGRMCLRKWGYRRCEDICWIKTNKNNPGKTKTLDPKAVFQRTKEHCLMGIKGTVRRSTDGDFIHANVDIDLIITEEPEIGNIEKPVEIFHIIEHFCLGRRRLHLFGRDSTIRPGWLTVGPTLTNSNFNAETYTSYFTAPNSNLTGCTEEIERLRPKSPPPKDRGGGAPRGGGRGGTSAGRGERGRERNRTNFRGERGGFRGGRGGAHRGGFPPR, encoded by the exons ATGAACAGCCGCTTGCAGGAGATCAGAGAGCGGCAAAAATTGCGCCGCCAGCTCCTGGCTCAGCAG CTTGGGGCCGAAAGTGCCGATAGCATTGGTGCAGTATTGAATAGCAAGGATGAGCAGAGGGAAATTGCTGAAACAAGGGAAGCATGCAG GGCTGCTTATGACACATCTGCACCAAATGCCAAACGCAGATATCCAGATGAGGGAGAAGCTGATGAAGAAGAAATAGAAGAATATAAGGTTAAA GATGAAGTAGAATTGCAACAAGATGAAGAGAACCTGCCCTATGAAGAGGAAATTTACAAAGATTCCAGTACTTTTCTTAAG GGGACCCAGAGCTTAAATCCTCATAATGATTATTGCCAACACTTTGTGGATACTGGACATAGGCCTCAGAATTTCATCAGAGATGTGG GCTTAGCAGACAGGTTTGAAGAATATCCAAAGCTTCGAGAGCTTATCAGACTGAAGGATGAACTAATATCTAAATCGAACACTCCCCCTAT GTATTTACAAGCTGACTTGGAGGCTTTTGATATGCGTGAACTCAAGTTCAAGTTTGATGTGATTCTTTTGGAGCCACCTTTGGAAGAATACTACAGGGAGACTGGCATTACAGCTAATGAGAAGTGCTGGAATTGGGATGAA ATTATGAAGCTAGATATAGAGGAGCTAGCTTCCCCGCGTTCTTTTGTCTTCCTTTGGTGTGGTTCTGGGGAGGGCCTTGATCTTGGCAGAATG TGTTTGCGTAAATGGGGCTATAGAAGATGTGAAGACATCTGTTGGATTAAAACCAACAAAAACAATCCTGGGAAGACCAAGACTCTGGACCCTAAGGCTGTCTTTCAAAGAACAAAG GAACACTGCCTTATGGGCATTAAAGGAACAGTCCGTCGTAGTACTGATGGAGACTTTATCCATGCTAATGTCGACATAGATTTAATTATCACAGAAGAGCCCGAAATTGGCAATATAGAGAAACCAGTGGAAATATTTCACATCATTGAACATTTTTGCCTTGGAAGACGGCGACTTCACCTCTTTGGCCGGGATAGCACAATCCGACCAG GCTGGCTAACTGTGGGACCCACACTCACAAACAGCAACTTCAATGCAGAAACATATACGTCCTATTTCACAGCTCCAAATTCCAACCTAACTGGCTGTACGGAAGAGATTGAGAGACTCAGACCTAAATCGCCGCCGCCAAAAGACCGAGGCGGTGGTGCACcgaggggtggaggaagaggcGGGACTTCAGCTGGCCGAGGAgaaaggggcagagagagaaacagaacaaATTTtcggggggaaaggggagggttCCGGGGAGGACGGGGGGGTGCCCACCGGGGCGGCTTTCCTCCTCGTTGA
- the METTL14 gene encoding N6-adenosine-methyltransferase non-catalytic subunit isoform X2, with amino-acid sequence MNSRLQEIRERQKLRRQLLAQQLGAESADSIGAVLNSKDEQREIAETREACRAAYDTSAPNAKRRYPDEGEADEEEIEEYKDEVELQQDEENLPYEEEIYKDSSTFLKGTQSLNPHNDYCQHFVDTGHRPQNFIRDVGLADRFEEYPKLRELIRLKDELISKSNTPPMYLQADLEAFDMRELKFKFDVILLEPPLEEYYRETGITANEKCWNWDEIMKLDIEELASPRSFVFLWCGSGEGLDLGRMCLRKWGYRRCEDICWIKTNKNNPGKTKTLDPKAVFQRTKEHCLMGIKGTVRRSTDGDFIHANVDIDLIITEEPEIGNIEKPVEIFHIIEHFCLGRRRLHLFGRDSTIRPGWLTVGPTLTNSNFNAETYTSYFTAPNSNLTGCTEEIERLRPKSPPPKDRGGGAPRGGGRGGTSAGRGERGRERNRTNFRGERGGFRGGRGGAHRGGFPPR; translated from the exons ATGAACAGCCGCTTGCAGGAGATCAGAGAGCGGCAAAAATTGCGCCGCCAGCTCCTGGCTCAGCAG CTTGGGGCCGAAAGTGCCGATAGCATTGGTGCAGTATTGAATAGCAAGGATGAGCAGAGGGAAATTGCTGAAACAAGGGAAGCATGCAG GGCTGCTTATGACACATCTGCACCAAATGCCAAACGCAGATATCCAGATGAGGGAGAAGCTGATGAAGAAGAAATAGAAGAATATAAG GATGAAGTAGAATTGCAACAAGATGAAGAGAACCTGCCCTATGAAGAGGAAATTTACAAAGATTCCAGTACTTTTCTTAAG GGGACCCAGAGCTTAAATCCTCATAATGATTATTGCCAACACTTTGTGGATACTGGACATAGGCCTCAGAATTTCATCAGAGATGTGG GCTTAGCAGACAGGTTTGAAGAATATCCAAAGCTTCGAGAGCTTATCAGACTGAAGGATGAACTAATATCTAAATCGAACACTCCCCCTAT GTATTTACAAGCTGACTTGGAGGCTTTTGATATGCGTGAACTCAAGTTCAAGTTTGATGTGATTCTTTTGGAGCCACCTTTGGAAGAATACTACAGGGAGACTGGCATTACAGCTAATGAGAAGTGCTGGAATTGGGATGAA ATTATGAAGCTAGATATAGAGGAGCTAGCTTCCCCGCGTTCTTTTGTCTTCCTTTGGTGTGGTTCTGGGGAGGGCCTTGATCTTGGCAGAATG TGTTTGCGTAAATGGGGCTATAGAAGATGTGAAGACATCTGTTGGATTAAAACCAACAAAAACAATCCTGGGAAGACCAAGACTCTGGACCCTAAGGCTGTCTTTCAAAGAACAAAG GAACACTGCCTTATGGGCATTAAAGGAACAGTCCGTCGTAGTACTGATGGAGACTTTATCCATGCTAATGTCGACATAGATTTAATTATCACAGAAGAGCCCGAAATTGGCAATATAGAGAAACCAGTGGAAATATTTCACATCATTGAACATTTTTGCCTTGGAAGACGGCGACTTCACCTCTTTGGCCGGGATAGCACAATCCGACCAG GCTGGCTAACTGTGGGACCCACACTCACAAACAGCAACTTCAATGCAGAAACATATACGTCCTATTTCACAGCTCCAAATTCCAACCTAACTGGCTGTACGGAAGAGATTGAGAGACTCAGACCTAAATCGCCGCCGCCAAAAGACCGAGGCGGTGGTGCACcgaggggtggaggaagaggcGGGACTTCAGCTGGCCGAGGAgaaaggggcagagagagaaacagaacaaATTTtcggggggaaaggggagggttCCGGGGAGGACGGGGGGGTGCCCACCGGGGCGGCTTTCCTCCTCGTTGA